In the genome of Schistocerca piceifrons isolate TAMUIC-IGC-003096 chromosome X, iqSchPice1.1, whole genome shotgun sequence, one region contains:
- the LOC124722824 gene encoding cyclic pyranopterin monophosphate synthase-like, protein MVDVGSKPVTERTATARAKVFVGPKLMKLVRENGLKKGDVLSVARLAGIVGAKQMSSLIPLCHNISLSSVAVDSALNCVIITGMAKCRGQTGMEMEALTAVSVSALTVYDMCKAVSHDIVISEIMLLAKSGGTRGDFHRT, encoded by the coding sequence ATGGTCGACGTGGGTTCGAAGCCGGTGACAGAACGGACTGCTACAGCACGAGCAAAGGTTTTTGTGGGACCCAAACTGATGAAACTCGTACGAGAAAATGGCCTGAAGAAAGGTGACGTACTTAGCGTTGCTCGCCTGGCGGGAATTGTGGGGGCCAAGCAGATGTCCAGCCTTATCCCTCTGTGTCATAACATATCTTTATCCTCTGTGGCTGTGGACTCTGCTCTCAACTGTGTGATTATAACTGGCATGGCAAAGTGTAGAGGGCAGACGGGCATGGAGATGGAAGCTCTCACTGCTGTATCGGTGTCTGCCTTAACAGTGTACGATATGTGCAAAGCTGTGAGTCATGACATTGTGATATCTGAAATAATGCTTCTGGCCAAAAGTGGGGGAACTAGAGGAGACTTCCACCGGACATGA